One genomic window of Paenibacillus xylanilyticus includes the following:
- a CDS encoding EscU/YscU/HrcU family type III secretion system export apparatus switch protein — protein MKDEPQPDLLSKKAVALKYVPGESEAPVVVAKGRGKVAEAILDKAKENGVPVQEDAALVEVLSKLDLDEQIPAELYQLVAEVLTYIYRADRLASGREGEDTW, from the coding sequence ATGAAAGATGAGCCGCAGCCAGATCTTCTTTCCAAAAAGGCTGTTGCCTTAAAATATGTACCCGGCGAAAGTGAAGCGCCGGTCGTCGTGGCTAAAGGCCGCGGCAAAGTCGCGGAAGCAATCCTTGATAAAGCTAAGGAAAACGGAGTTCCTGTTCAGGAGGATGCAGCACTGGTGGAAGTTTTGTCCAAGCTTGACTTGGACGAACAAATTCCGGCAGAGCTCTATCAACTGGTGGCTGAGGTGTTAACCTATATTTACCGAGCAGACCGCCTCGCTTCCGGACGTGAGGGAGAGGATACATGGTGA